The Candidatus Omnitrophota bacterium DNA window CATTATCTCGCCGAACGCGGCAGTCATCTCATCGTCGGTCAGGTCTTTATGTTGTTTAACTTTCTCGATCGCTTCCGTCAGCATCACACTTAACTCTCATCTGGCGAGGGGACTATGCTTCGCGCCGAACACAAAATTTTTCCCAGCGAGAAAAATTTTGTTCGAGAAAAATCGCTCGCTCTCCCTCGCACCTTTGTTAACCCCGGCTCGGGAACCTTGCCCGCTCGCGATTTTTACGTCGTCGCGTAAGCATAGTCCCCTCGCCTATCGCATCACTTCTAATGTCATCCCCGCAAAAGCGGGAACCCATTCCTTTTCACCACCGCAGATGCCAATATTTATATCAACTGATACGACACCCAAAAAAACTGTTCCTAATTTTACGACTGTTTAAACGTCCGCAACTTATCCACTTAGGCTAAATATTTGCCTTTAAAGATCGAGGAAATTTTTCAACAGCTTCTTGCCTTCGACGTATTGCCCCACATCAGGTCCTTCATCCCATCAAATATTTGTTTTCTTCAAGCGACTTACTTCTTTCGTTATCGCTTCTATGACATCCATATTTTCGATTTCGTCATCAATGCTAAAAACCGTAAAAACTTTTCCGCCGTACTTCGCCTCAAATTCACGAAAGCTTGCCTTCATTCTTTCAGTAGCTGAGTAGTTGCCAAAATTTCCCCTGGCCGTTACCGGCTTGATTTGTATCCCGAACGCCTTCGTCCCGACATAACCTAAATAATCAATGTCTCCTGCATGATCAAGCTCAGGATCAGATTCTTCGAAACGCACTTGAGGAAATTTTTTAGCAATGTTATCTGTCACTACCGACTTTTCACGCAGAAAACCATCAT harbors:
- a CDS encoding MjaI family restriction endonuclease produces the protein MKNKKYSKDFGKKEKVLNYACQTYQLSRPNKVGAVMALIRECQPKSITDWEEWYFKKAYTDGKNPAKITEGVMEELGERLYVKITEIVIPEWQEAFKNLTLRDCVEYIRNLTIARTYDGFLREKSVVTDNIAKKFPQVRFEESDPELDHAGDIDYLGYVGTKAFGIQIKPVTARGNFGNYSATERMKASFREFEAKYGGKVFTVFSIDDEIENMDVIEAITKEVSRLKKTNI